One Oscillospiraceae bacterium genomic region harbors:
- a CDS encoding trypsin-like serine protease — protein sequence MKKLIATFLSIMLVMMALPAAASAAAGSDFEQQLAGDLKNLGLFQGVSDTDFALDRAPTRVEALVMLIRLLGDGSLAQNSTASHPFTDVPQWADGYVGYAYQKGLTKGVSETTFGTGEASAQMYLTFVLRALGYSDTNGEDFSWSNPYSLAETVGILPGQVNRVNFLRKDVVLVSYAALNSNLNDTDKSLAQKLIEDGVFTYEQYTEYYDPAAFAKVEQNAKELSSEEIYNRCSSAVFYIEMYNRAGDAISSGSGFFLEESGVAVTNYHVIEGGYSAKVTISGTEEVYDVLGVYDYSEKYDWAVIQIDGSGFSTLEIADEDTVIGGSTVYAIGSPLGLKNTISQGLISNTHRWLDNVCYIQTSAAISQGSSGGALINKYGEVIGITSAGFTEGQNLNLALPMSVIAEHQRNALTSLSTLAEESSVAAVPSGNNTNATAKENAYYMLLAVIETMENEDINGQPAYTERIDTENGYVECSICRNDDYTIDVIYFEVYRDDIYYTSLTLDFASNDYFVYYSFNNDQSPFYFLGMTEIYAPNYTPDSQIHFLRAEGTVDQQLNEEICHENVMTGLDYVQSIFYRLSDIGNFSVADLGFINY from the coding sequence TTGAAAAAACTTATTGCAACATTTTTGAGCATCATGCTTGTTATGATGGCGTTGCCCGCTGCTGCGTCGGCAGCTGCCGGTTCAGATTTCGAACAGCAGCTTGCAGGAGATTTGAAAAATCTTGGGCTGTTTCAGGGTGTTTCAGACACGGATTTTGCTCTGGATCGTGCACCTACCCGTGTGGAAGCACTGGTGATGTTGATTCGTTTATTAGGTGACGGATCTCTGGCACAAAACAGCACAGCTTCCCATCCTTTTACCGATGTTCCCCAGTGGGCAGACGGATATGTAGGATATGCATATCAAAAAGGTTTAACTAAGGGTGTTTCTGAAACGACTTTTGGTACCGGCGAGGCAAGCGCACAGATGTATCTGACCTTTGTGTTAAGAGCTTTGGGATATTCCGATACCAACGGAGAAGATTTTTCTTGGAGCAATCCTTATTCCTTAGCAGAAACCGTAGGAATCTTGCCCGGGCAGGTTAATCGGGTGAATTTTCTGCGTAAAGATGTGGTTTTAGTTTCCTATGCGGCACTGAATTCCAATTTGAACGATACTGACAAATCCCTTGCCCAAAAGCTGATTGAAGACGGTGTGTTTACATATGAGCAGTACACCGAATATTATGACCCTGCGGCATTTGCAAAGGTGGAACAAAATGCTAAGGAGCTGTCCTCAGAGGAAATTTATAACCGTTGTTCTTCTGCTGTTTTTTATATTGAAATGTATAACCGTGCAGGTGATGCAATTTCTTCCGGGAGTGGATTTTTTCTAGAAGAAAGTGGTGTTGCAGTTACCAATTATCATGTGATTGAAGGTGGTTATTCCGCAAAAGTCACCATTTCAGGCACGGAAGAAGTGTATGATGTTTTAGGTGTTTATGATTACAGTGAGAAATATGACTGGGCTGTAATTCAAATTGACGGAAGCGGATTTTCCACACTGGAAATCGCTGACGAAGATACTGTGATTGGCGGTAGTACCGTGTACGCCATCGGTAGCCCTCTCGGACTGAAAAATACCATTAGCCAGGGATTGATTTCCAATACTCACCGTTGGCTTGATAATGTTTGTTATATCCAGACCAGTGCTGCGATTTCACAGGGGAGCAGTGGCGGCGCTTTGATTAACAAATACGGCGAAGTAATCGGAATTACTTCAGCAGGTTTTACGGAAGGTCAGAATCTGAATCTGGCTCTTCCTATGTCTGTGATCGCAGAGCATCAGAGAAACGCTCTTACCTCTTTATCTACGTTGGCTGAAGAATCTTCTGTAGCGGCTGTTCCTTCCGGCAATAATACGAATGCTACTGCCAAAGAAAATGCTTATTATATGCTTCTGGCTGTTATTGAAACCATGGAAAATGAAGATATCAACGGTCAGCCTGCTTACACGGAACGGATCGATACCGAAAACGGCTATGTGGAATGCTCCATTTGCCGGAACGACGATTATACCATTGACGTGATTTATTTTGAAGTATATCGGGACGATATTTACTATACCTCGTTAACTTTGGATTTTGCAAGTAACGACTACTTTGTTTACTATAGCTTCAATAATGATCAATCTCCCTTTTATTTTTTAGGTATGACTGAAATTTATGCGCCCAATTACACGCCCGATAGCCAAATCCACTTCTTAAGAGCTGAGGGTACCGTAGATCAGCAACTCAATGAAGAAATTTGTCACGAGAATGTAATGACAGGTCTTGATTATGTGCAAAGCATTTTTTACAGGCTGTCTGATATCGGTAATTTTTCCGTTGCAGATCTTGGATTTATCAATTACTAA
- a CDS encoding DUF4430 domain-containing protein: MIIDPNTGKDQYLTDPVPEGKPVPVEPQNVDVSDQALSCTLSVRCDSILQHMEWLDPEKVELVPKDGVIYAEQTVVFYDGENVFDVLLREMKQNRIHMEFEHTPLYNSSYIEGIANLYEFDCGELSGWMYRVNDWFPNYGCSRYQLKDGDRIEWLYTCELGRDIGGSAAITGN, encoded by the coding sequence ATGATAATCGATCCAAACACCGGAAAAGACCAATATCTCACCGACCCGGTTCCCGAGGGAAAACCCGTCCCCGTGGAACCTCAGAATGTGGATGTATCTGATCAAGCGCTGAGCTGCACTCTGTCTGTTCGTTGTGACAGTATTCTTCAGCATATGGAATGGCTGGATCCGGAGAAGGTGGAACTTGTTCCGAAAGACGGTGTTATCTATGCAGAACAGACGGTCGTCTTCTATGACGGAGAAAATGTATTTGATGTGCTCCTGCGGGAAATGAAACAAAATAGAATTCACATGGAATTTGAACACACCCCTCTGTATAACAGCTCCTATATTGAAGGCATAGCAAATCTTTACGAGTTTGACTGCGGGGAGCTTTCCGGATGGATGTACCGAGTAAACGATTGGTTCCCCAATTACGGCTGTTCACGTTATCAGTTAAAAGACGGCGATCGGATCGAATGGCTGTATACCTGCGAATTGGGAAGGGATATTGGTGGTTCTGCTGCTATAACCGGCAACTGA